The Thermocladium sp. ECH_B genomic interval CGTGATGAGATCGCCTCAAGCACTTGATCGCTATCCACATTCAATGGATCCCCCGTGTCGCCATCCATGGCTATCGGAGCAATCAGGGGAACAATGCCGCCGCCCATCAATGATTTCAATAAATCCGCGTTTATCGACGATATTTTGCCTGTGTAGCCGCCATCAATGACCCGCTGCCGCCCCCTCTCATCCACCATAATCAACTTATCCTTCCTCCTAGCCAGAAGTAAAGCGCCATCAATCCCACTTAACCCCATTGCATTAACCCCGACTCGCTGAAGCTTGGAGGCGAGCTCCTTATTTATCCTCATCATGGCCATCACGTAAACCCCAAGAGTCTCCAGATCAGTGTAGCGGCTCACCACGCCGCTGGGGCTAGTGATGAATCGCGGAGTTAACCCCATCCTATTCATTAATTCATTGACTAGGAAGCCACCGCCATGAATCAGGATCAATGAGTGGCCGGCCCTAATTAATTCAGGTAACTCCTTAACCACGGCATCCATGTCTCTACGTATCACGGAGCCCCCTATTTTCACCACTATAAACATTGCACGCCTATATTTATCCCACCATAAAAAATATTGCGTCTCTAAAGAGACAGAAACATAACTGACCTCCTCCCCGCCTTTAGGGCGAGGGTTCCCCGAGGTCTAGAGGGTTACGCCCCTTTAATGGGCGCTACTCGATTATGATCCACGATAAACGACAAAGGCCTCTTTATTGCTGAGATCACTATGCCGGTA includes:
- a CDS encoding acetylglutamate kinase; translation: MFIVVKIGGSVIRRDMDAVVKELPELIRAGHSLILIHGGGFLVNELMNRMGLTPRFITSPSGVVSRYTDLETLGVYVMAMMRINKELASKLQRVGVNAMGLSGIDGALLLARRKDKLIMVDERGRQRVIDGGYTGKISSINADLLKSLMGGGIVPLIAPIAMDGDTGDPLNVDSDQVLEAISSRMRPDYSIILTDVDGVLINGSPLPRVDPGNDSLLSIGEVSGGMRRKLRMAMQLGSGGVRVIISSGLREXPISSAISGAGTHIY